From a single Mangifera indica cultivar Alphonso chromosome 19, CATAS_Mindica_2.1, whole genome shotgun sequence genomic region:
- the LOC123202964 gene encoding pentatricopeptide repeat-containing protein At3g26540, with product MAGNAAAILKHLLHKSPTQSTPNKTLTNTILTLLRANHLRKAVSILFASPEPVPYSLYAHLFHLCCSQHAIVEARKVESHLVTMSPTPPTFLLNRAIECYGKCGCVNDARELFDEMPQRDGGSWNAILSAYTQNGFADKALELFVIMNKTGILANEISLASVLGSCGGELELGLARQVHGMILKRGFCGNVILESSLVDVYGKCMVMSDARRIFDGIETKNAVSWNVIVRRYLEAGDETEAVFMFFKMFREDVRPLNFTFANAIVACSVSSKLKEGMQIHAVVIKSDFEADEVVLGSLIDMYVKCGKLEDAHRIFYHPGERDLISWTSIMSGYATSGRIQEARELFNAMPERSVISWNAMLAGYTRALQWEEALDFIYLMLKTTKDIDYVTIGLLLNVCAGLLDVETGKQVHGFIYRHGFSTNVFVSNALLDMYCKCGNMRSAQVWFYQMSFRRDRVSWNALLTSYARRGQSEHAMTFFSEMQWEAKPSKFTFGTLLAACANIFSLDQGKQIHGFMIRNGYDIDIVVRGGLVDMYSKCHCLEYALRVFKEGSAKDVILWNSIFFGCCHNGRGRDVIELFNLMEKEGIKPDHITFHGILLACINEGLVRLGSEYFDSMSNKYFIIPRLEHYESMIELYGWHGYMKELENFLKKMPFDPTVSMLEKVYDMCRKHGYMKLGEWAAKRLELNPSSI from the coding sequence ATGGCGGGGAATGCCGCCGCTATACTGAAGCATCTTCTTCACAAATCTCCAACCCAATCCACTCCCAACAAAACGCTAACCAACACTATCCTAACCCTTTTAAGAGCCAACCATCTTCGCAAAGCCGTTTCAATTCTCTTCGCCTCCCCGGAGCCCGTCCCTTACTCTCTTTATGCGCACCTCTTCCACCTTTGCTGTTCCCAACACGCCATTGTCGAGGCCCGGAAAGTCGAATCCCACTTGGTTACGATGTCGCCCACGCCACCCACGTTTCTCTTGAACCGAGCTATTGAATGTTACGGCAAGTGCGGGTGTGTGAACGATGCGCGAGAGTTGTTCGATGAAATGCCTCAGAGAGACGGTGGCTCTTGGAATGCAATACTTAGCGCGTATACACAGAATGGTTTTGCGGATAAAGCGTTGGAATTGTTTGTAATTATGAATAAGACGGGGATCTTAGCGAATGAGATTAGTCTTGCTAGCGTTTTGGGGTCCTGTGGTGGGGAATTGGAGCTTGGTCTTGCGAGGCAGGTTCATGGAATGATTTTGAAACGTGGGTTTTGTGGGAATGTGATTCTGGAAAGCTCGCTTGTCGATGTGTATGGGAAGTGTATGGTTATGAGTGACGCGAGGCGAATATTTGATGGGATTGAAACAAAGAATGCTGTTTCTTGGAATGTGATTGTTAGAAGGTATCTGGAGGCAGGGGATGAGACTGAGgctgtttttatgttttttaaaatgtttagggAAGATGTTAGGCCCTTGAATTTCACTTTTGCCAATGCTATAGTTGCTTGTTCGGTTTCATCCAAGTTAAAGGAGGGGATGCAGATTCATGCAGTTGTTATTAAGAGTGATTTTGAAGCGGATGAGGTGGTTTTGGGTTCCCTTATTGATATGTATGTTAAGTGTGGGAAATTAGAGGATGCTCATAGGATATTTTACCATCCGGGAGAGAGAGATTTGATCTCTTGGACTTCTATTATGTCAGGATATGCAACAAGTGGGAGAATTCAAGAGGCAAGGGAACTTTTTAATGCGATGCCGGAACGGAGTGTGATCTCTTGGAATGCAATGTTGGCAGGGTATACTCGTGCCCTTCAATGGGAAGAGGCGTTggattttatttatcttatgcTAAAAACAACTAAAGACATTGACTATGTCACCATTGGGTTGCTTCTAAACGTTTGTGCTGGTCTTTTGGATGTTGAGACAGGGAAACAGGTGCATGGTTTTATCTACCGACATGGATTCTCAACTAATGTATTTGTCAGCAATGCTCTTCTTGACATGTACTGCAAATGTGGGAACATGAGAAGTGCCCAAGTTTGGTTTTACCAAATGAGTTTTCGGCGTGACAGGGTTTCTTGGAATGCATTGTTGACTAGCTATGCTAGGCGTGGTCAGAGTGAACATGCAATGACATTTTTCTCAGAAATGCAATGGGAGGCAAAACCCAGTAAATTTACATTTGGCACCCTTCTGGCAGCATGTGCAAACATCTTTTCCCTTGATCAGGGCAAACAAATTCATGGTTTCATGATTCGAAATGGTTATGATATAGATATTGTGGTCAGAGGTGGTCTGGTTGACATGTATTCTAAATGTCATTGTCTAGAGTATGCACTACGGGTTTTTAAAGAGGGATCTGCAAAAGATGTGATCCTTTGGAACTCTATATTTTTTGGATGTTGTCACAATGGAAGGGGCAGAGACGTAATTGAATTGTTTAATTTGATGGAGAAGGAAGGAATCAAGCCAGACCATATTACCTTTCATGGAATTCTGCTAGCTTGTATAAATGAAGGTCTTGTTAGGTTGGGTTCAGAGTATTTTGATTCAATGAGCAATAAATACTTTATCATACCTCGATTGGAGCACTATGAGAGCATGATTGAACTCTATGGATGGCATGGATACATGAAGGAACTTGAGAATTTTCTGAAGAAGATGCCATTCGATCCCACTGTTTCAATGTTGGAGAAAGTCTATGATATGTGCAGAAAACATGGATATATGAAGTTGGGAGAATGGGCTGCAAAACGTCTTGAATTGAATCCTTCTTCAATTTAA
- the LOC123202980 gene encoding putative pentatricopeptide repeat-containing protein At1g77010, mitochondrial has protein sequence MDFRLHSLACRLQSCNSHQSVRQGKQLHLLFFKKGIINSTLSIANRILQMYMRCGHTSDAILLFDEMPDRNSFSWNTMIEGFMNSGNKQKSLEFFNLMPQKNDFSWTLVISGFAKSGELDTARSLLNDMPRTNGVAWNSTIHSYVRNGRAGEAVKMFKNMNSETFERLRGDTFVLATIIGACADLAALQCGKQIHSRIVIDGLDVDAVLGSSLVNLYGKCGDLDSANHVLSTMKAPDDFSLSALVSGYANCGRINDARRIFDRKDDPCVVLWNSMISGYVSNNEESEALVLFHKMRQDGVREDSSTFTTLLSACSALGSLELGKQIHSHASKFGVIDDVVVASSLLDTYSKCGRPSDACKLFSELKFCDTILFNTMITIYSSCGRVEDAKQIFKTMPDRSLISWNAMIVGLSQNGCPIEALNLFCEMNRLNLSMDKFSLASVISAAASISSLEQGEQVFARVTIIGLESDQIISTSLVDFYCKCGFVENGQKIFNVMVKFDEISWNSMLVGYATNGQGYEALALFEEMRNAGITPTGSTFTGVLSACDHCGLVEDGRKWFNAMKQEYNIDPQIEHHSCMVDLFARAGCLEEAVNLIERMPFEADASMWSSVLRGCVAHGDTNLGKKVAEKIIELDPENSGAYVQLSSIFATTGEWERSSLVRKLMRQRQVKKNPGYSWADS, from the coding sequence ATGGATTTTAGGCTACATTCTCTGGCTTGCCGACTCCAATCCTGCAATTCCCACCAGTCCGTTCGCCAAGGGAAACAGCTCCACCTCCTCTTCTTCAAAAAGGGTATCATAAACTCCACTCTTTCAATAGCGAACCGTATTCTTCAAATGTACATGCGTTGTGGCCACACAAGCGACGCGATACTGTTATTCGATGAAATGCCCGACAGAAACTCTTTCTCTTGGAACACAATGATCGAAGGCTTCATGAACTCcggaaacaaacaaaaatcacttgaattctttaatttaatGCCGCAAAAGAACGATTTTTCATGGACTCTGGTTATTTCGGGGTTTGCGAAATCCGGCGAACTAGATACTGCTAGGAGTTTGTTAAATGACATGCCGAGAACAAATGGGGTAGCTTGGAATTCGACGATTCATTCTTATGTTAGAAATGGTCGTGCAGGAGAAGCTGTGAAGATGTTCAAGAATATGAATTCGGAAACATTTGAGAGATTGCGAGGTGATACGTTTGTTTTGGCCACGATAATTGGGGCCTGTGCCGATTTGGCCGCTCTACAATGTGGAAAGCAAATTCATTCTCGTATTGTGATTGATGGATTGGATGTTGACGCGGTGTTGGGGAGTTCGCTGGTTAATTTATATGGAAAATGTGGTGATTTGGATAGTGCGAATCATGTTCTGAGTACGATGAAGGCACCAGATGATTTCTCATTATCAGCTTTGGTTTCGGGTTATGCAAATTGTGGTAGAATTAATGATGCGAGAAGGATTTTTGATAGGAAAGATGATCCGTGTGTTGTGTTGTGGAATTCAATGATTTCGGGTTATGTTTCTAATAATGAGGAAAGTGAAGCTTTAGTTCTCTTCCATAAGATGCGACAAGATGGAGTTCGGGAAGACTCCTCCACTTTTACTACTCTTTTGAGTGCTTGTAGTGCATTAGGAAGTCTTGAACTTGGTAAACAAATACATAGTCATGCTTCTAAATTTGGAGTAATTGATGATGTCGTTGTTGCTAGTTCTTTGCTTGACACATATTCCAAGTGTGGGAGACCTAGTGATGCTTGCAAATTATTCAGTGAACTCAAATTCTGTGATACAATCTTGTTTAATACCATGATCACTATATATTCAAGTTGTGGAAGAGTTGAAGATGCAAAACAGATCTTTAAGACGATGCCAGATAGAAGCTTGATATCATGGAATGCAATGATAGTGGGGCTTAGTCAAAATGGTTGTCCAATTGAAGCATTAAATCTTTTCTGCGAGATGAATAGACTGAACTTGAGCATGGACAAGTTTAGTCTGGCTAGTGTGATCAGTGCTGCTGCTAGTATTTCCTCACTTGAACAAGGTGAACAGGTATTTGCTCGAGTTACCATCATTGGGCTTGAATCTGATCAGATCATCTCTACCTCCCTTGTTGATTTCTATTGCAAGTGTGGTTTTGTTGAAAACGGACAAAAAATATTCAATGTAATGGTGAAATTTGACGAAATCTCTTGGAATTCAATGTTGGTGGGTTATGCTACAAATGGTCAAGGATATGAAGCCTTGGCTCTGTTTGAGGAGATGAGAAATGCTGGTATAACACCAACTGGTAGCACATTTACTGGGGTTCTGTCTGCCTGTGATCATTGCGGACTGGTAGAAGATGGAAGGAAATGGTTTAATGCAATGAAACAGGAATATAATATCGATCCACAGATTGAGCACCATTCTTGCATGGTTGATCTTTTTGCACGTGCTGGTTGCCTTGAGGAAGCAGTGAATTTAATAGAACGTATGCCCTTTGAGGCAGATGCAAGCATGTGGTCATCAGTCTTAAGAGGTTGTGTGGCTCATGGAGACACAAATCTTGGGAAGAAGGTGGCAGAAAAAATCATTGAACTTGATCCTGAGAATTCAGGTGCTTATGTACAGCTTTCAAGCATATTTGCCACAACTGGTGAGTGGGAAAGATCATCTCTAGTCAGAAAGTTAATGAGGCAGAGGCAAGTGAAAAAGAATCCTGGTTACAGCTGGGCTGACAGTTGA